DNA from Mesorhizobium sp. DCY119:
TTCGCGCGCGACGTGTTTCTGCCATTGCCCGGCAGACAGTCTTTCGCGTCCTGGATCGACAGTGCCCGCCAAGCAGCCGCAGAAATGGCATCCGGCAACAGCAGCGCCGAAACCTTGCAGGCAGCTGCATCGCTGCGCGTCATCGCCGCTGCGATCGAGGACTATCCGCAGTTTTTCCGCAAGGTAGCCGACTGACGAAGCGATCGGTCAGGCTGCGGCGATAGCCAGGGCATGCCCGCGCGCATTGTCCCGCAAGGCTTCGATGTGGATAGCCTTCAGCAGGCCAGCGAGATCGCCCGGCGCAGACGGCCCACCCAATTCCCTGAGCATCAGCCAACTTACTTCCTGGACGCCGGCCACGCGCTTGCCGTTGGCAACTTCGCGCCAGATCTTCAGCGCCCGCAGGATGACCTTGTGTGTCGATGCCGCAAGGCCCGCCTTGCGAAACAGCGCGGACAGCGCAACGTCATGTCCGCCGGCCAGCAGCGCCCTTATGCGTGTTTCCGCCTGCTCCGTCAGCGCCACGATCGCGGCGCCGAAGAAGTCCACCTTGCCATGGGCAATGGTGCGGATGAGAAAGCTAGCGGTAAGATCGCCGCGCAGGCGCAGATGCTCGATCAGTGCGGCGAATTCGTTGGCCTGCGTGTTCTCGATCAGTGTCAGGGATGCCTTGACGCAGGCGTCGCGCATGACGCGCTCGGCTCTTGCAGAGCCCATGAGTGCGGCAACGAGCGGCGAGCGCTTCAATGCCTCGCCAACCTTGACCAGTAGCATATGGCGGCATTCGGACGGCAGGCGCGGATCGGCAATCAGCGCTTCGCGAACCAAAGCAAGATCGCCGTGACGCTCGGCCATCCGGCGGAAGCTGAGCGAGGCGATATCGGCGCCGCTGTTGGCGAGCAGCATCGCGCAGGCTTCGGGTTCGCCGACTTCGGCGATGGCGGCCGATACGGACATCGAGACAAAGGGACGGTCGGCGATGAGCTTTTGCGTCGCCTTCTGGCCCGAAGCGACGCGGTCGATGAGATCGCTATCGGTCAGCAAAGGCGAGCGCGCGAGAACCAGCCCCGCAACTTCAGGCTGGTCATTGGCCAGAACGCTGATGACCTGCAAAGGCGCGTGATGGCTCATCGACAGGGCCTCGGCCATAGCCAGTCGGACCTTGGCTGAGGGATCGTCGAGCAGAAGCGTGAGTGCGGCCTCCGCGGCGCATCGATCCTCGAACGGCAATTCTTTCTGGACATACGCCCGCGCCAATGCACTGGCCGCAGCTGCCCGCTCGGCGACCCGCGCCGTATCGATCCATTTCAGGAAATGCCCGACAATCATTCACGCCACTCGATTTTCCCACCGGAAGATTCTTCCAGCCCCGCAAATGACGTTAGGGAGAAATGGTTTACGAACGGTTCACCATATCCGTTAACCTGCTTGCGGGGGATGCAGGCAGCGACTATCAAACCCACGCGCAATGGAGGATGTGATCATGGCGGGACAGTTTCTCAATGAATTCGTGGTCGGCCAGGTCATCCGCCATACGCTGACCAAGACTGTCACCGAGAGCGACAACATGCTGTTCTCGGTCATGACGCTCAACCCGCAGCCGCTGCATATCGACTTCGACTTCGCCGCCAAAAGCGAATGGGGCAAGCCGCTGGTGAACTCCCTGTTCACGCTAGGTCTGATGATCGGCATTTCCGTGCATGACACGACGCTCGGCACCACCGCCGGCAATCTCGGCATGACGGAAACGGTGTTTCCGCATCCGGTCTTTCATGGCGATACGATCCGGGTCGAGACCGAAATTCTCTCCGTGCGCGAATCGAAATCGAAGCCGGATCGCGGCATCGTCGAGTTCCAGCACCGCGCCTTCAACCAGAACGGCGCGCTGGTGGCGAAATGTACCCGCCAGGCGATGATGCTGAAGAAGGCTGCCGCCTGATGCGCTCGCTGCTGTTCGTGCCTGGCGATTCGGAAAAGAAGCTTGAGAAGGGATTTTCGTCGGAGGCCGATGTCGTCATCGTCGATCTCGAAGATTCCGTGTCGGCGCAGAACAAGATTGCGGCACGCAAGATAGCTGCCGATTTCATTCGCGGCGGGCAAGGCCAGGATGGTCCGGCCGTCTATATCCGCGTCAACGATCTTTCGACCGGCTTGACCGACGACGACCTCGCGGCCCTCGTTCCAGCAAAGCCCGCAGGCATCATGCTGCCGAAATCCAACAACGGCGCCGATGTCCAGCTACTGGCGGTCAAGCTGCGTGTCTATGAGGTGGAAAACAACTTGGCCGATGGCGGCATCGCCATCCTGCCGATCATCACCGAGACGGCAGCCGGCGTTCTGGCGGCGGCAAGCTATGCCGGTGCAAACGCACGCCTTGCCGGCCTGACCTGGGGCGCGGAGGATCTTTCTGCGGCTGTCGGGGCGCGCGCGACGCGCGACGAGCATGGCCGCTACACAGATGTCTTTCGCCTCGCCCGCGCCATGACGATCCTCGCGGCTTCCTCGGCCGATGTGGCCGCAATTGACACCGTGTTTCCGAATTTCCGCGACATGGATGCCTTCCGCACCGAATGCATCGAGGCCGAACGCGACGGTTTTACTGGCAAGATGGCGATCCATCCGGCGCAGGTGCCGGTCATCAACGAAGCCTTCACCCCCTCGCCCGAGGCGGTCGCGCATTCGCGAGTCGTGATCGAGGCATTCCAGGCCGCCGGCAATCCCGGCGTCGTCGCCATCGACGGCCAGATGTACGACATGCCACATCTGCGACGCGCCGAGCGGTTGCTGGCGCGTGCGCAGGCGGCCAAAATCGCGGTCTAATCTTTCTCCCAGCGCGGACGGCGCATGACGAAAGTCTCTGAGATCGCCGAATAATCCATATAGCCAAGCCGGCTAACATTTCCGGCCTTGACCATATCGAACAGACCGTCTGTCAGGAACGCATCGTCGATGAAGATGCCAACCACCTCGCCAGCGACCACCACCGCGCCCGAATCGCTGCCATCGAGCATCTTCGGCCTGAAAATCTCGGTCACCTTGCATTCGAGAGCTGCCGGCACCCCGGCAACGCGCGGCGGCTTGACCATTTGCGACGGCACCATTTCCAGCCCGGCATAGTCGAACTCATTGGTGCCGCGTGGTGCGTTCACGCTTGTAAGATTCATCTTCTCGGCATGATCGCGCCCGACGAGATTGGCGACGAATTCGCCGGTTTCCGCCGTAAACGTAGCGCTGTCCTTCTCCCCGCCCGATGAAAACCAGACGAGGAAGGGATTGGCCGAAAACGCGTTGAAATAGGAATAAGGCGCGAGATTGAGCGAACCGTCGCGCCCGATCGACGAAATCCAGCCAATGGGGCGTGGTGCCACGATCGCCTTGAACGGATCATGCGGCAGGCCGTGCCCTTTCGACGGTTCGTAGAACAAGGCTCTCAGCCCTCCCAGGGACCGGAATAGTCGCCGTAGAGCGAGGTCACATCAGGCCGGGGCCGTTCCGGCACAGTGCCATCGAACGAGCCGATATGAATGAAGCCGACGACGCGCTCATGCGGGGCAAAGCCCAGAATGCGCCGCCCTTCCTCCGTGTCCGAATACCAGTTGGTGATCCAGTTGGTCTTGTAGCCGAGCGCATTGGCCGCGATGACGAGGTTCATGGCGGCCGCTCCTCCGGACAGGAACATCTCCCATTGCGGGATCTTCATGTTTTCCTTCGGGCTCGATACGACGCCGATGACCAACGGCGCACGCGAGAATCGCGCCAGCTCCTGATTGCGTCGGCCTTCCGTCAGCGGCCCTTCGCGCTTTTCCGCGAGTGCCGCCAGTTCTTCGCCGATGCGATGGCGTGCCTCGCCGCGATAGACGATGAAGCGCCACGGCTCCAGCCGGCCATGGTCTGGCACGCGCGAGGCTATACGAATCATCGTCTCGATCTCGGCGTCACCGGGCGCCGGTTCACGCAGTTCGGGTATGGGGGCCGAGCCCCTGCTCAACATGAAATCGATGATCGGTGAGGCCACGGCGTCATTCTCCTGATGTTGCTGGCTGAAGCGACCGGAGTGCAGACGGCGGCTTGGGCTGAATATGCCTTGAAATTGCCACCGCATTGGGCTTCAAAGCAAGCCATGCTCGCCGGATTCCTCCGACCTTTCGCATTCATCTTTGGTGCCTCAGTGTTCACACTGGCATCCGGGCTTGCCATGGCACAGCAGGCAGACCCATTGAAGGGCGTGAAGCTTCCCGATCTGTCGAGCTACGCCTCCCCGCATAGCGGCCGATCGTTGGCCCAAGGTGAAGGCGGCCAACTCACTCTCGCCGCCAAACTGACCGAAGCGAGCGGCGACATCGGCCGCGGGCTGATCTGGCGCGTGTTCCGGCCGGAGCCCGGCCCGGACGGCAAGCTGCCGCTAGTCGCGTCGGCTCAGGGCGGCACCAGCATGTTCCAGCTGGAACCGGGCAGCTATCTCGTTCATGCCTCGTTCGGCCGCGCCGGGGCAACCAAGCGCATCACTGTCGGCCGCGAAGCAAAGCATGAAAGCCTCGTGCTCGATGCAGGTGGCCTGAAGCTCGATGCCGTGCTTGCCGGCGGCGTGCGCATTCCACCGGAAAAGCTGCGCTTCTCCATCTACGAAGCTGAACCCGGTGCTGACGGCGACCGTGCGCTGATCATCCCGGACGTGAGCCCCAATTCCATCGTTCGGCTCAACGCCGGCGTCTATCACGTCGTTTCCACCTATGGCTCGGTCAATGCGGTGATTCGTTCCGACATCCGCGTCGAGGCCGGCAAGCTGACCGACGCGACCGTCGAACACCGTGCCGCCGAGCTGACGTTGAAACTGGTGCGCGACGAAGGCGGCGAAGCGATCGCCGACACGTCATGGTCCGTGCTGACGGGATCAGGCGACCCGGTGCGCGAAAGCGTCGGCGCTTTCGCCTCGATGGTGCTGGCCGAAGGCGAATACACCATCGTCGCCAAGAATCGAGACCGCATCTACCAACGCGATTTCACCGTCGTCGGCGGGCACAATCAGGATGTCGAGGTTCTGGCCAACGACGCCAATGCTGCCGACCCGAACGACGGGGCGGACTGATCCGTCAGTTCCCGCCAACAGTCAAATCTTCGGAATCATGAAAAAGGCGGGGCAAACACATGCCCCGCCTTTTTCGCATCGGTCAAAAAACCTTAGCCTTCTGCCAGCGCCCGCCTGCGATCCGGCGTGATCGCCTCCTCGGCCAGTGCCGCCACGGCCTCGTCCAGCGTCATCGACGTCTGGTCACGCGAGCCGAGCCGGCGGACGTTTACCGTCGCCTCTTCCGCTTCGCGCCTGCCGCAGACGAGGATGACCGGAACCTTGGCCAGCGAATGCTCGCGGACCTTGTAGTTGATCTTCTCATTGCGCAGGTCGGCTTCGGCTGACAGGCCGGCAGCCTTCAGCTTCTTGACCACGGACTGCGCATATTCGTCGGCGTCCGAGGTGATCGTCGCCACGACCACCTGCAGCGGCGCGAACCACAGCGGGAAATGACCCGAATAATTCTCGATCAGGATGCCGAGGAACCGCTCCATCGAGCCGCAGATGGCGCGGTGGATCATTACCGGCTGTTTCTTCTCCGAATCCGAGCCGATGTAGAAAGCGCCAAAGCGTTCCGGCAGGTTGAAATCGACCTGCGTGGTGCCGCATTGCCATTCGCGGCCGATGGCATCCTTCAACACATATTCGAACTTCGGGCCGTAGAAGGCGCCCTCGCCCGGATTGATCGACGTCTTGATGCGATTGCCCGAGCGCGCCCTGATCGTCTCCAGCACATTGCCCATGATTTCCTCGGCATGGTCCCATGCCTCGTCGGAACCGACACGCTTGTCCGGGCGTGTCGACAGCTTCACGCTGATCTCGTCGAAGCCGAAATCGGCATAGGTCGTCAGGATCAGGTCGTTGATGCGGAGGCACTCGTCGGCAAGCTGTTCTTCGGTGCAGAAGATATGCGCATCATCCTGCGTGAAGCCTCGCACGCGCATCAGCCCATGCAGCGCGCCGGACGGCTCGTAGCGGTGCACATTGCCGAATTCGGCAAGCTTTACCGGAAGATCGCGATAGGACTTCAGGCCGTGCTTGAATATCTGTACATGGCCCGGGCAGTTCATCGGCTTCAGCGCGAAGACGCGATCGTCGTCGGTGTCATCGCCGGCAACCGTGACCTTGAACATCGCATCGCGATACCAGCCCCAGTGACCCGACGTCTCCCAAAGCGACTTGTCGAGCACTTGCGGCGCGTTGACTTCCTGATAGCCCTGCGTGTCGAGGCGGCGGCGCATGTAGCTGACGAGGTTCTGGAACATCTTCCAGCCCTTGGCATGCCAGAAGACGACGCCCGGCCCCTCTTCCTGGAAATGGAACAGGTCCATTTCGCGGCCAAGACGGCGATGGTCGCGCTTCTCGGCCTCTTCCAGCATATGAATATACTGGTCGAGCTGCGCCTGGTCGGCCCAGGCCGTGCCATAGATGCGC
Protein-coding regions in this window:
- a CDS encoding DUF2336 domain-containing protein; translated protein: MIVGHFLKWIDTARVAERAAAASALARAYVQKELPFEDRCAAEAALTLLLDDPSAKVRLAMAEALSMSHHAPLQVISVLANDQPEVAGLVLARSPLLTDSDLIDRVASGQKATQKLIADRPFVSMSVSAAIAEVGEPEACAMLLANSGADIASLSFRRMAERHGDLALVREALIADPRLPSECRHMLLVKVGEALKRSPLVAALMGSARAERVMRDACVKASLTLIENTQANEFAALIEHLRLRGDLTASFLIRTIAHGKVDFFGAAIVALTEQAETRIRALLAGGHDVALSALFRKAGLAASTHKVILRALKIWREVANGKRVAGVQEVSWLMLRELGGPSAPGDLAGLLKAIHIEALRDNARGHALAIAAA
- a CDS encoding MaoC family dehydratase, which codes for MAGQFLNEFVVGQVIRHTLTKTVTESDNMLFSVMTLNPQPLHIDFDFAAKSEWGKPLVNSLFTLGLMIGISVHDTTLGTTAGNLGMTETVFPHPVFHGDTIRVETEILSVRESKSKPDRGIVEFQHRAFNQNGALVAKCTRQAMMLKKAAA
- a CDS encoding CoA ester lyase; translation: MRSLLFVPGDSEKKLEKGFSSEADVVIVDLEDSVSAQNKIAARKIAADFIRGGQGQDGPAVYIRVNDLSTGLTDDDLAALVPAKPAGIMLPKSNNGADVQLLAVKLRVYEVENNLADGGIAILPIITETAAGVLAAASYAGANARLAGLTWGAEDLSAAVGARATRDEHGRYTDVFRLARAMTILAASSADVAAIDTVFPNFRDMDAFRTECIEAERDGFTGKMAIHPAQVPVINEAFTPSPEAVAHSRVVIEAFQAAGNPGVVAIDGQMYDMPHLRRAERLLARAQAAKIAV
- a CDS encoding flavin reductase family protein; the protein is MFYEPSKGHGLPHDPFKAIVAPRPIGWISSIGRDGSLNLAPYSYFNAFSANPFLVWFSSGGEKDSATFTAETGEFVANLVGRDHAEKMNLTSVNAPRGTNEFDYAGLEMVPSQMVKPPRVAGVPAALECKVTEIFRPKMLDGSDSGAVVVAGEVVGIFIDDAFLTDGLFDMVKAGNVSRLGYMDYSAISETFVMRRPRWEKD
- a CDS encoding nitroreductase, giving the protein MASPIIDFMLSRGSAPIPELREPAPGDAEIETMIRIASRVPDHGRLEPWRFIVYRGEARHRIGEELAALAEKREGPLTEGRRNQELARFSRAPLVIGVVSSPKENMKIPQWEMFLSGGAAAMNLVIAANALGYKTNWITNWYSDTEEGRRILGFAPHERVVGFIHIGSFDGTVPERPRPDVTSLYGDYSGPWEG
- the thrS gene encoding threonine--tRNA ligase, with amino-acid sequence MMSNVSLTFPDGSVREYDASMTGAALAESISKSLAKKAVAYAVDGTLRDLSDPLGKSGKVEIVLRDDPRALELIRHDTAHVLAEAVQEIWPGTQVTIGPVIENGFYYDFARNEPFTPEDFPVIEKKMREIIGRNKPFTKQVWTREKAKQVFRDKGEAYKLELIDAIPEGDDLKIYAQGDWFDLCRGPHMASTGQIGSAFKLMKVAGAYWRGDSNNPMLTRIYGTAWADQAQLDQYIHMLEEAEKRDHRRLGREMDLFHFQEEGPGVVFWHAKGWKMFQNLVSYMRRRLDTQGYQEVNAPQVLDKSLWETSGHWGWYRDAMFKVTVAGDDTDDDRVFALKPMNCPGHVQIFKHGLKSYRDLPVKLAEFGNVHRYEPSGALHGLMRVRGFTQDDAHIFCTEEQLADECLRINDLILTTYADFGFDEISVKLSTRPDKRVGSDEAWDHAEEIMGNVLETIRARSGNRIKTSINPGEGAFYGPKFEYVLKDAIGREWQCGTTQVDFNLPERFGAFYIGSDSEKKQPVMIHRAICGSMERFLGILIENYSGHFPLWFAPLQVVVATITSDADEYAQSVVKKLKAAGLSAEADLRNEKINYKVREHSLAKVPVILVCGRREAEEATVNVRRLGSRDQTSMTLDEAVAALAEEAITPDRRRALAEG